One uncultured Caproiciproducens sp. DNA segment encodes these proteins:
- a CDS encoding NAD-binding protein: MRIVIVGGGKLGHQIARNMLERKYNVKLIEKDKIKCMRLANELDAEVICGDGTEIEVLEEAGTKNVDCFIAVTGSDQDNLVASQLARKEFKAGKVIARANDPRNLAALRTLGADIAVSSTEIITNLIEQEVDVSKMHLLATLNKGKAGICSITLSRDTALDGIQLRDITLPHGSLIISVVRGDSMMIPNGFTVIHANDEIVAVCENKSQKELMRILGVQKE; encoded by the coding sequence ATGAGGATAGTAATTGTTGGCGGCGGCAAGCTTGGGCATCAGATTGCCAGGAATATGCTTGAGAGAAAATATAATGTGAAACTAATTGAAAAAGATAAAATAAAATGTATGCGTCTTGCAAATGAACTTGACGCTGAAGTGATTTGCGGCGACGGTACGGAGATTGAAGTGCTTGAAGAAGCCGGCACGAAGAATGTCGACTGTTTTATTGCGGTTACAGGCAGCGATCAGGACAATTTGGTTGCTTCGCAGCTTGCCAGAAAAGAATTTAAAGCGGGAAAAGTAATTGCAAGGGCGAACGACCCCCGCAATCTGGCGGCTCTGCGCACATTGGGCGCGGATATCGCCGTCAGCAGCACGGAAATTATTACAAATCTGATTGAGCAGGAAGTTGACGTGTCAAAGATGCACCTGCTTGCGACACTTAACAAAGGGAAAGCCGGTATCTGCTCTATCACGCTTTCACGTGACACCGCGTTGGACGGCATCCAGTTGAGGGATATTACGCTTCCTCACGGCTCGCTGATAATTTCTGTTGTGCGCGGCGATTCCATGATGATTCCAAACGGATTTACCGTGATCCATGCGAATGACGAAATTGTCGCTGTCTGCGAGAATAAAAGCCAAAAGGAACTGATGAGAATCTTAGGCGTTCAAAAAGAATAA
- a CDS encoding potassium transporter TrkG — protein MGEEQFCGKKRLKNVLPVRLIVVSFVIVILVGAILLTLPVSSRSGAPTAFIDALFTATSATCVTGLVVFDTWAHWNVLGQIIILVLIQVGGLGVVTFTTGFSMLVRRKIGLRDLQLATENTSGDTINITHLIKIILFFTFFCELTGTVLLMFRFVPQFGARGIWIAVFTAVSAYCNAGFDILGFIMNYGGLIPYVSDPLVCLTVGGLIVIGGLGFVVISDIYYAQLFPRWHKRKAVHLNFHTTLVLMMTAILIVSGTVLFFICENNNTLSGMDFWTKLNASLFQSISARTAGFSTVDIAKEHDFTKIITVVLMFIGASPAGTGGGIKTTTFVVLLATVVSVMRGNEETTIFKRRVDKFTVYRALSILSVAAMVVLITSGIIMTANPNVNGVDALFEATSGFGTVGLTAGVTPTLSWISRLAVTFTMFIGRVGPVSLGLALTLRRGRHCADSVLPEGKVIVG, from the coding sequence ATGGGGGAAGAACAGTTTTGTGGAAAAAAACGGTTGAAAAATGTGCTGCCTGTCAGATTGATTGTGGTGAGCTTTGTCATTGTCATTCTTGTGGGCGCAATTCTGCTAACGCTGCCGGTTTCTTCGCGCAGCGGAGCACCGACGGCGTTTATTGATGCGTTATTTACCGCTACATCGGCTACCTGCGTAACCGGTCTTGTTGTATTTGATACATGGGCTCACTGGAATGTGCTGGGGCAGATTATTATTCTTGTGCTGATTCAGGTCGGCGGTTTAGGCGTTGTCACGTTCACCACAGGGTTTTCCATGTTGGTTCGCCGTAAAATCGGCCTGCGCGACTTACAGCTCGCAACGGAAAACACCAGCGGGGATACCATCAACATAACGCATCTGATTAAAATTATTTTATTTTTTACATTTTTCTGCGAACTAACCGGTACAGTGCTCTTGATGTTTCGTTTTGTACCCCAGTTTGGGGCAAGGGGCATATGGATCGCAGTGTTTACAGCAGTTTCCGCTTACTGTAACGCCGGTTTCGATATTCTCGGCTTTATTATGAATTACGGAGGTCTGATCCCCTATGTGAGCGACCCCCTGGTTTGTCTGACGGTTGGCGGGCTGATTGTCATCGGCGGCCTCGGCTTTGTCGTGATCAGCGATATTTATTACGCGCAGCTGTTTCCGCGTTGGCATAAGCGAAAAGCTGTTCATCTGAATTTTCACACCACACTGGTTTTAATGATGACCGCTATTTTAATTGTATCCGGAACCGTGCTGTTTTTTATCTGCGAAAATAACAACACCCTTTCAGGCATGGATTTTTGGACAAAGCTGAATGCCTCTCTTTTCCAGTCGATCAGCGCGCGTACCGCAGGTTTTTCCACGGTCGACATTGCGAAGGAGCACGATTTTACCAAAATTATAACAGTCGTTCTGATGTTCATCGGCGCGTCCCCGGCAGGTACCGGCGGCGGTATTAAAACGACTACGTTTGTTGTACTGCTGGCTACGGTTGTCAGCGTAATGCGGGGAAATGAAGAAACCACCATTTTTAAACGCCGGGTAGATAAATTTACGGTATACCGTGCGCTTTCCATTCTTTCCGTTGCTGCCATGGTTGTATTGATCACTTCCGGCATTATTATGACCGCCAATCCGAACGTCAACGGCGTCGACGCCTTATTTGAGGCAACCTCGGGCTTCGGCACTGTCGGTTTGACAGCGGGAGTGACGCCAACCCTCAGCTGGATTTCCAGACTTGCGGTGACTTTTACCATGTTCATTGGCCGAGTGGGCCCGGTTTCCCTTGGACTTGCACTGACGCTTCGCAGAGGCCGTCATTGCGCGGATTCTGTCCTTCCTGAAGGTAAAGTGATTGTAGGCTGA
- a CDS encoding QueT transporter family protein — MKTQSQRTQYLAQGAMIAAIYTVLTLLAAMANLAYGPVQFRFSEALTILPIFTPAAVPGLAIGCLLSNIWSGYGAADMVFGTLATLLAAISTRMVRNIRIKKVPVLAPLPPVLFNAVIVGLEIAVLSTDGFSWAGFWSAALSVGAGELVICYGLGLPLAAALQKVKRGRKIY; from the coding sequence ATGAAAACTCAGTCTCAGCGCACTCAGTATTTGGCTCAGGGGGCTATGATTGCCGCTATTTACACGGTACTTACCCTTTTGGCGGCTATGGCAAACCTCGCTTATGGTCCGGTGCAATTTCGTTTTTCCGAAGCGCTCACCATTCTGCCAATATTTACCCCAGCGGCTGTTCCGGGGCTCGCAATCGGTTGTCTGCTTTCCAATATATGGAGCGGATACGGTGCGGCGGATATGGTTTTTGGCACTTTGGCGACACTTTTAGCGGCAATTTCTACCAGAATGGTCAGAAACATCCGCATTAAAAAAGTTCCTGTTTTAGCTCCGCTGCCGCCTGTTCTATTCAATGCGGTGATTGTTGGTCTAGAAATTGCCGTTCTGTCTACGGACGGTTTTTCGTGGGCAGGATTTTGGTCTGCGGCCCTGTCGGTCGGCGCAGGGGAACTGGTGATATGCTACGGTCTGGGTCTTCCACTCGCTGCAGCTTTGCAAAAAGTAAAAAGGGGAAGAAAAATATACTGA
- a CDS encoding hemolysin family protein yields MSPEPDGSFFHLLSALPVAGEQPSNDFLSILLLLALILVNAFFAASEIAIITLNDNKIRKMAEDGNKKAAKVLKLTENSSRFLATIQVGITLSGFLTSASASQSFAGKLTALLSFLPLSTGLIYGISTVLITVLLSYFSLVFGELVPKKIAMQRAEELSFKFIGILNGTSTVFRPFISFLSFSTNIVMKMLGFDPNASEQTVTEEEILMMVDAGEEKGVIGESAKDMISNIFDFNDITASEIMTHRTEVDAVEDTATIQDVVNLSIADGHSRIPVYREDLDEVLGVIYVKDLLQYIGCELDGKTKITDLMRPAYFVPESKRCSQLFTEMTEWRTQIAIVVDEYGGTEGIITMEDLLESIVGNIQDEYDHEEEEIHKVDDHKFTVDGGTSIDEISDLVGIELPEGDYDTIAGLVVEMLGRIPKPNENPSVQIRNLTLTVQKVEDRRISKILVETFPEPGDGSNRDENK; encoded by the coding sequence ATGTCTCCCGAACCTGACGGCTCATTTTTCCATTTGCTGAGCGCACTGCCTGTTGCTGGGGAACAGCCATCAAACGACTTTTTATCCATACTTCTTTTGCTGGCCCTCATTTTAGTAAACGCCTTTTTTGCCGCGAGTGAAATCGCAATCATCACCCTGAACGACAATAAGATTAGAAAAATGGCAGAGGACGGCAATAAAAAAGCCGCCAAAGTGCTTAAGCTAACGGAAAATTCCAGCCGTTTCCTTGCCACCATCCAGGTTGGCATTACGCTGAGCGGATTTTTGACTTCCGCTTCGGCTTCGCAGAGCTTCGCCGGAAAACTGACGGCTCTGCTTTCTTTCCTGCCCTTGTCAACAGGCTTGATCTACGGTATTTCTACTGTGCTGATTACCGTTCTGTTATCCTATTTTTCTCTTGTATTTGGCGAGCTGGTTCCTAAAAAAATCGCCATGCAGCGCGCTGAGGAGCTGTCTTTTAAATTTATCGGGATTTTAAACGGCACTTCCACCGTGTTCAGGCCGTTCATCTCTTTTTTATCTTTTTCAACCAACATTGTTATGAAAATGCTGGGCTTTGACCCAAACGCCTCGGAGCAAACCGTGACAGAAGAGGAAATTCTGATGATGGTGGACGCCGGCGAGGAAAAGGGTGTCATCGGCGAAAGTGCCAAGGACATGATCTCCAATATTTTCGACTTCAATGACATTACCGCAAGTGAAATCATGACACACCGCACCGAAGTGGACGCAGTGGAGGACACTGCCACCATACAGGATGTTGTAAATCTTTCTATTGCGGACGGACATTCCAGAATTCCGGTTTACCGCGAGGACCTGGATGAGGTGCTCGGCGTGATTTATGTAAAGGATCTGCTCCAGTATATAGGCTGTGAACTGGACGGAAAAACAAAAATCACCGATTTGATGCGCCCAGCATATTTTGTACCTGAAAGCAAACGGTGCAGCCAGCTTTTCACAGAAATGACCGAATGGAGAACGCAGATTGCGATTGTTGTCGACGAGTACGGGGGAACAGAGGGAATTATTACAATGGAAGATTTGCTTGAATCCATTGTCGGCAACATTCAGGATGAGTACGACCACGAAGAAGAGGAAATACATAAAGTGGACGATCACAAATTCACCGTAGACGGTGGTACCTCCATTGATGAAATTTCCGATCTTGTAGGCATTGAGCTTCCAGAGGGAGATTATGATACGATTGCGGGCCTTGTCGTCGAAATGCTTGGCAGAATTCCAAAACCGAACGAAAATCCGAGCGTGCAGATTAGAAACCTTACACTGACCGTTCAGAAAGTCGAGGACCGGAGGATCTCAAAGATTCTGGTTGAAACATTCCCTGAACCCGGCGATGGCAGCAATCGGGATGAGAACAAATAG
- the nifJ gene encoding pyruvate:ferredoxin (flavodoxin) oxidoreductase, with the protein MDSRKMKTMDGNNAAAHVSYAFTDVAAIYPITPSSVMADETDKYAAAGRKNLFGREVKVTEMQSEAGAAGAVHGSLAAGALTTTYTASQGLLLMIPNMYKMAGEFLPSVIHCSARSLSTHALCIFGDHSDIYACRQTGYAMMCSNSPQEVMDLGAVAHLSAIKGHMPVLHFFDGFRTSHEVQKIHMWDYADLGEMLDWDSVESFRRNAMNPEHPVTRGTAQNDDFFFQASEAGNKNYDEFPETVVGYMNKINEKIGTDYKPFNYYGAPDAERVIIAMGSVCEAAEEVVDYLNAAGDKVGLIKVRLYRPFVAKYLLDVMPKTVKKISVLDRTREPGSIGEPLYLDVLAAINGTEFGVVPVCTGRYGLGSKDTTPGQIIAVYRNMETDAPKKRFTIGINDDVTHLSLDVKDNTDTTPKGTHSCKFWGLGADGTVGANKNSIKIIGDHTDMYAQGYFAYDSKKSGGLTVSHLRFGSKPIKSTYYISQADFVACHKPSYVDEYDMVQDLKKGGSFLLNCQWDLEELDKRLPGKMKKYIADNDINFYTIDGIKLGKEIGLGGRINTILQSAFFKIANIIPSEQALQYMKDAALHSYAKKGQKIVDMNYAAIERGATDFVKVQVPESWKSCTDDSAVHAFTDGRPETLDYVNNVMVPANKYKGNQLPVSAFMKMADGTVPAGSSAYEKRGIAIDIPEWHPENCIQCTFCSYVCPHAVIRPVAMTAEEAAAAPASQKTKDMTGMPGMKYAITISSYDCTGCGSCASVCPGMKGAKALVMKPMDTQLESQKGFDYCLTLDEKPEVIEKFKASSIKGSQFKQPLLEFSGACAGCGETPYAKLVTQLFGDRMYIANATGCSSIWGGSAPATPYTVNKKGYGPAWNSSLFEDNAEFGLGMTLAQNAIRGRLAEYVENIEASEKASAALKEACKNYLATAEDSHTNRAASDTLITELGKVATGSDDVAKLAAKTLKDKDYLAKKSMWIFGGDGWAYDIGFGGVDHVIASGENVNILVFDTEVYSNTGGQASKSTPIGSVAQFAATGKATKKKDLPAIAMSYGYVYVAHIAMGADYNQTIKAITEAESYNGPSIIIAYAPCINHGIKGGMSIAQMEEKKAVEAGYWSNFRFDPRLAAEGKNPFHLDSKAPTASYRDFIMGEVRYNSLTRAFPERAETLFQKAEKNAVENYEHLSKLSNME; encoded by the coding sequence ATGGATTCAAGAAAGATGAAAACTATGGATGGCAATAACGCTGCCGCACATGTGTCTTATGCGTTTACAGATGTTGCTGCCATCTACCCCATCACCCCGTCATCTGTTATGGCTGATGAAACGGATAAGTACGCCGCAGCCGGCAGAAAAAATCTTTTTGGCAGAGAAGTTAAGGTAACCGAGATGCAGTCTGAAGCAGGCGCCGCAGGTGCGGTTCACGGCTCACTGGCAGCCGGCGCATTGACCACCACCTACACTGCGTCACAGGGACTTCTTCTGATGATTCCGAACATGTACAAGATGGCAGGCGAATTTCTTCCGAGTGTCATCCACTGTTCGGCACGTTCCCTTTCGACCCATGCTCTTTGCATTTTTGGCGATCATTCCGACATTTATGCATGCCGCCAGACCGGTTATGCAATGATGTGCTCCAACAGCCCGCAAGAGGTTATGGATCTTGGTGCAGTTGCCCACCTTTCCGCAATTAAGGGCCATATGCCGGTTCTTCACTTTTTCGACGGTTTCCGCACTTCCCATGAAGTACAGAAAATCCACATGTGGGATTATGCCGATTTGGGCGAAATGCTCGATTGGGATTCGGTTGAATCCTTCCGCCGCAATGCGATGAATCCTGAGCACCCGGTAACACGCGGCACCGCTCAGAATGACGACTTCTTCTTTCAGGCAAGTGAAGCCGGCAACAAGAATTACGATGAATTCCCAGAAACAGTTGTTGGTTATATGAATAAAATCAACGAAAAAATCGGCACCGACTATAAGCCCTTCAACTATTACGGCGCACCGGATGCTGAAAGAGTAATCATTGCGATGGGTTCTGTCTGTGAAGCAGCGGAAGAAGTTGTAGATTACCTGAACGCGGCAGGCGACAAAGTCGGCTTGATTAAAGTCAGACTTTACAGACCTTTCGTAGCAAAATACCTGCTTGACGTGATGCCGAAAACGGTTAAGAAAATTTCCGTACTCGACAGAACAAGAGAGCCCGGTTCTATCGGTGAACCTCTGTATCTGGATGTTCTGGCCGCTATTAACGGTACAGAATTTGGCGTTGTTCCTGTTTGTACCGGTCGTTACGGCCTTGGTTCCAAGGACACGACCCCGGGCCAGATTATCGCCGTATACCGCAACATGGAAACTGATGCGCCGAAGAAACGTTTCACCATCGGCATTAACGATGATGTCACCCACCTTTCCCTCGACGTAAAAGACAATACGGATACAACCCCGAAGGGCACGCATTCCTGCAAATTCTGGGGCCTTGGCGCCGACGGTACCGTCGGTGCAAACAAGAACTCCATTAAAATTATCGGCGACCATACCGACATGTATGCGCAAGGCTATTTCGCCTATGACTCCAAAAAGTCCGGCGGCCTGACCGTTTCCCATCTTCGTTTCGGCAGCAAACCGATCAAATCCACCTACTATATCAGCCAGGCTGATTTTGTTGCCTGCCATAAGCCATCCTATGTGGATGAGTATGACATGGTTCAGGATCTGAAAAAGGGCGGTAGCTTCCTTTTGAACTGCCAGTGGGATCTGGAAGAACTCGACAAGAGACTGCCAGGTAAGATGAAAAAATATATCGCGGACAACGATATCAATTTCTATACTATCGACGGTATTAAGCTTGGTAAAGAAATCGGCCTCGGCGGCCGTATCAATACCATTCTTCAATCCGCGTTCTTTAAAATTGCCAACATCATTCCTTCCGAGCAGGCTCTTCAGTACATGAAGGATGCCGCTCTGCACTCCTACGCAAAGAAGGGTCAGAAGATTGTTGACATGAACTACGCCGCAATTGAGCGCGGCGCAACCGATTTCGTCAAGGTACAGGTTCCGGAATCCTGGAAGAGCTGTACGGATGATTCCGCAGTGCACGCCTTTACCGACGGCAGACCGGAAACGCTTGACTATGTCAACAACGTAATGGTCCCCGCCAACAAATACAAGGGCAACCAGCTGCCTGTATCCGCCTTTATGAAGATGGCTGACGGTACTGTCCCGGCCGGCTCTTCCGCATACGAGAAGCGCGGCATTGCCATTGATATTCCTGAGTGGCACCCGGAAAATTGTATCCAGTGTACTTTCTGCTCCTATGTCTGCCCGCACGCTGTGATCCGTCCGGTTGCAATGACCGCGGAAGAAGCTGCCGCTGCACCGGCAAGCCAGAAGACCAAGGATATGACCGGTATGCCCGGCATGAAATATGCAATCACCATCTCCTCTTATGACTGCACCGGATGCGGCTCCTGCGCGTCTGTCTGCCCGGGAATGAAGGGTGCAAAAGCACTTGTCATGAAACCGATGGATACACAGCTTGAAAGCCAGAAGGGCTTTGATTATTGCCTTACCCTCGATGAGAAGCCGGAAGTAATTGAGAAGTTCAAGGCGTCTTCCATTAAGGGCAGCCAGTTCAAGCAGCCTCTGCTTGAGTTCTCCGGCGCATGTGCGGGCTGCGGTGAAACTCCGTATGCAAAGCTCGTCACACAGCTCTTTGGCGACAGAATGTATATTGCAAACGCAACAGGATGCTCCTCTATTTGGGGTGGTTCCGCGCCTGCAACACCGTACACTGTTAACAAAAAGGGTTACGGTCCTGCTTGGAACAGTTCCCTGTTTGAAGATAATGCGGAGTTCGGCCTCGGCATGACGCTTGCTCAGAACGCAATCCGCGGCAGACTTGCCGAGTATGTCGAAAACATAGAAGCTTCTGAAAAAGCATCCGCAGCACTGAAAGAAGCCTGCAAGAACTACCTTGCAACCGCTGAAGACAGCCATACCAACCGTGCTGCTTCCGACACTCTGATTACAGAGCTCGGCAAAGTGGCAACCGGCAGTGACGATGTTGCAAAGCTTGCTGCAAAGACCCTGAAAGATAAGGATTACCTCGCTAAGAAATCCATGTGGATCTTCGGCGGCGACGGCTGGGCATATGATATCGGTTTCGGCGGCGTTGACCATGTTATCGCTTCCGGCGAGAATGTCAACATCCTCGTATTCGATACCGAAGTATATTCCAACACAGGCGGGCAGGCTTCCAAGTCAACACCAATCGGTTCCGTTGCACAGTTCGCGGCAACCGGTAAGGCGACAAAGAAGAAAGATCTTCCTGCTATCGCAATGAGCTATGGCTATGTCTATGTTGCCCATATTGCAATGGGTGCGGACTACAACCAGACCATCAAAGCGATTACGGAAGCCGAAAGCTACAACGGTCCCTCCATTATCATTGCTTATGCTCCATGTATCAACCATGGTATTAAGGGCGGCATGAGCATTGCGCAGATGGAAGAGAAAAAGGCGGTTGAGGCCGGTTACTGGAGCAACTTCCGCTTTGATCCCCGTCTTGCGGCAGAAGGCAAGAATCCGTTCCATCTCGACAGCAAGGCTCCTACAGCCAGCTATCGTGACTTCATTATGGGCGAGGTTCGCTATAACTCTCTTACACGTGCGTTCCCTGAGCGCGCAGAGACTCTGTTCCAGAAGGCTGAAAAGAATGCCGTTGAGAATTACGAGCATCTTTCTAAGCTCTCCAATATGGAATAA
- a CDS encoding vitamin B12-dependent ribonucleotide reductase, which translates to MTISQNAMTVLKKRYLIKDETGETIETVEGLFHRVAAAIASPDKLHDQNADLKKTEELFFNMMQELEFLPNSPTLMNAGRPLGQLSACFVLPVEDSMEAIFEAIKQAALIHKSGGGTGFSFSRLRQQGSTVNSTGGVASGPISFMKVFNMATEAVKQGGTRRGANMGILRIDHPDIMDFIDCKANNDEINNFNISVGLTEKFMEAVEKDTDYHLIDPHTKMAVSTLHARTVFDHIVDAAWHNGEPGIIFLDRLNRDNIVPSQGEIESTNPCGEQPLLPYESCNLGSVNLLKMLKTTDETQEIDWAKLESTVKIAVHFLDNVIDANKYPLENIDHVTKQTRKIGLGVMGWADSLLKMGIPYNSDEAITLGEKVMKFITACGRDESAVLAKTRGAFPLFAESTFPQDTPLRNGTITTIAPTGTLSIIGDCSSGVEPVFGYVYIRNIMDGTEMIEVNPILKAELEKRGLYSDELMKRIAKEGTIAHMEELPEDLRRVFVSAHDISPEYHIRMQAAFQKGTDNAVSKTVNFSKDATREEVASAYTLAFHLGCKGVTIYRDGSRAEQVLNIGKVKKEGPPAAESEELGRIVPRPRPDTVMGITERVKIGCGNLYITVNYDDKGICEVFTNTGKAGGCPSQSEATARLASIALRSGMEVESIVDQLKGIRCPSTIRQSGMKCTSCPDAIAKAIERVYKQQIQLGKWSVPEQADPEPAKKAVDDAPGKMHFCPECGAKLEHEGGCVMCRQCGYSRCG; encoded by the coding sequence ATGACTATTTCGCAAAACGCAATGACGGTCTTAAAAAAACGCTATTTGATAAAAGATGAAACTGGTGAAACCATTGAAACGGTAGAAGGGCTGTTTCACCGTGTAGCCGCTGCAATTGCATCACCGGACAAACTGCACGACCAGAACGCCGACTTAAAAAAGACGGAGGAGCTATTTTTTAATATGATGCAGGAGCTTGAATTCCTGCCGAATTCTCCGACCCTGATGAACGCCGGCCGTCCGCTCGGGCAACTTTCGGCGTGCTTTGTGCTGCCTGTGGAGGACAGCATGGAAGCGATTTTTGAAGCGATTAAGCAGGCCGCGCTGATCCACAAGTCCGGCGGCGGCACAGGCTTTTCGTTTTCCCGCCTTCGCCAGCAGGGCAGCACGGTCAATTCGACCGGCGGCGTTGCTTCCGGCCCGATCAGTTTCATGAAGGTGTTCAACATGGCGACGGAAGCCGTTAAACAGGGCGGAACACGGCGCGGGGCAAACATGGGGATTCTGCGCATCGACCATCCGGATATTATGGATTTTATCGACTGCAAAGCAAATAACGATGAAATCAATAACTTTAATATTTCTGTCGGCCTAACGGAAAAATTTATGGAAGCGGTGGAAAAAGACACCGACTACCACCTGATTGACCCTCACACAAAAATGGCCGTTTCCACACTGCACGCCCGCACGGTATTCGACCATATTGTAGATGCCGCCTGGCACAACGGAGAGCCGGGCATTATTTTTCTCGACCGCCTCAACCGGGACAATATCGTACCCTCACAGGGTGAAATTGAATCCACCAATCCCTGCGGCGAACAGCCGCTCCTGCCGTACGAATCCTGTAATCTCGGTTCGGTCAATCTTTTAAAGATGCTCAAAACAACGGATGAAACACAGGAAATCGACTGGGCGAAGCTGGAAAGTACAGTAAAAATCGCTGTGCATTTTCTGGATAATGTCATTGACGCCAATAAATATCCCCTGGAAAATATTGACCATGTCACCAAACAGACGCGAAAAATCGGGCTGGGCGTTATGGGCTGGGCCGACAGTCTGCTGAAAATGGGAATTCCTTATAACTCCGACGAGGCGATCACGCTCGGCGAAAAGGTTATGAAATTTATCACGGCATGCGGACGAGACGAAAGCGCGGTGCTTGCAAAAACACGCGGTGCGTTTCCGCTGTTTGCGGAAAGCACTTTTCCGCAGGATACGCCCCTGCGCAACGGCACGATTACCACCATTGCGCCAACCGGAACGCTCTCCATCATCGGGGACTGCTCGAGCGGCGTGGAGCCGGTCTTCGGCTATGTTTACATCCGTAATATTATGGATGGTACGGAAATGATCGAGGTCAATCCGATTTTAAAGGCCGAGCTGGAAAAGCGGGGTCTTTATTCCGACGAACTGATGAAACGCATTGCCAAGGAGGGAACGATTGCCCATATGGAAGAACTTCCGGAAGACCTGCGCCGGGTTTTTGTTTCCGCGCACGATATCAGCCCGGAATACCATATCCGCATGCAGGCGGCGTTCCAGAAGGGAACGGACAATGCGGTTTCCAAAACGGTAAACTTTTCAAAAGACGCCACACGGGAAGAGGTCGCCAGTGCGTATACGCTCGCATTTCATCTGGGCTGCAAGGGCGTGACCATTTACCGCGACGGCAGCCGTGCCGAGCAGGTGCTCAATATCGGGAAGGTAAAAAAAGAAGGCCCGCCTGCCGCAGAATCGGAAGAGCTTGGCCGGATTGTGCCGCGTCCGCGTCCGGATACGGTGATGGGAATTACGGAGCGGGTGAAAATCGGCTGTGGAAATTTATATATCACTGTCAATTATGATGATAAGGGAATCTGCGAAGTGTTTACCAATACCGGAAAAGCCGGCGGCTGCCCCTCCCAGTCCGAAGCAACGGCGCGTCTTGCGTCCATTGCACTGCGCAGCGGCATGGAGGTGGAAAGCATTGTCGATCAGCTCAAAGGTATCCGCTGCCCGTCCACCATCCGTCAGTCGGGCATGAAATGCACCTCCTGCCCGGATGCGATTGCAAAAGCCATTGAACGTGTTTACAAGCAGCAGATTCAACTGGGGAAATGGTCCGTGCCCGAGCAGGCGGACCCTGAGCCGGCAAAAAAAGCCGTGGATGACGCTCCCGGGAAAATGCATTTTTGCCCGGAGTGCGGCGCGAAGCTCGAACACGAGGGCGGCTGTGTGATGTGCCGCCAATGTGGGTATTCCCGGTGCGGCTGA
- a CDS encoding cob(I)yrinic acid a,c-diamide adenosyltransferase encodes MNGLTHVYCGDGKGKTTAAVGLGVRACGSGKRVLMVQFLKGNSSSELIVLRQLKNFEVIPAPASVKFTFQMTKRELEETAVLCGNLFCKAVSAVNAGDCDLLILDEVFGAVNCGLLDGGMLTDLIKNKPQNVELVLTGRGPKPEVLELADYVSEIKKVKHPFDRDIPARRGIEF; translated from the coding sequence ATGAACGGACTGACGCATGTTTACTGCGGTGACGGAAAAGGAAAAACCACTGCCGCTGTCGGACTTGGAGTGCGTGCCTGCGGAAGCGGAAAACGGGTTCTGATGGTCCAGTTTTTAAAAGGAAACAGCTCGAGCGAACTGATCGTACTAAGACAGCTAAAAAATTTCGAGGTGATTCCCGCCCCGGCAAGCGTAAAATTTACCTTTCAAATGACGAAACGCGAACTGGAGGAGACCGCGGTACTTTGCGGCAATCTGTTCTGCAAAGCCGTTTCCGCCGTCAACGCAGGGGACTGTGACCTGCTGATTCTGGATGAGGTTTTCGGCGCGGTGAACTGCGGCCTTCTTGACGGCGGCATGCTGACAGACTTAATAAAAAACAAGCCCCAAAATGTGGAGCTTGTTTTGACTGGGCGCGGCCCAAAACCAGAGGTCTTGGAGCTCGCCGATTATGTTTCGGAAATTAAAAAAGTGAAGCATCCCTTCGACAGGGATATTCCCGCCCGCCGGGGAATAGAATTTTGA